The Rhodothermales bacterium genome includes a region encoding these proteins:
- a CDS encoding HAD-IA family hydrolase, translating to MPFSPHPAFVYFDLDDTLLDHHSAQRTALTHLYEHYREAFAGHDLDHVQAVYHTHNVALWTAYAAGEIDKEMLRRRRFEMLIDALGITSLDPIETGDHYMACYADHWRYCAGARDAFLQIAARMPTGILTNGFAEVQHAKLDRFPELRSHSVSVVISEEVGYLKPHPQLFAEATARAGVGPEQILYVGDSYHSDIAGSRKAGWQAAWYTPETTAGGGEEMLRFDDWAALTAALLPR from the coding sequence ATGCCCTTTTCGCCGCATCCCGCCTTCGTTTATTTCGATCTCGACGATACCCTTCTCGATCACCACAGCGCCCAGCGCACGGCGCTGACCCATCTGTACGAGCACTACCGCGAAGCGTTCGCCGGGCACGACCTGGACCACGTGCAGGCGGTCTATCACACCCATAACGTGGCCCTGTGGACGGCCTATGCGGCCGGCGAGATCGACAAGGAGATGCTGCGGCGCCGGCGTTTCGAGATGCTGATCGACGCGCTGGGCATCACGTCGCTCGACCCGATCGAGACGGGCGACCATTACATGGCCTGTTATGCCGATCACTGGCGCTACTGCGCCGGCGCACGCGACGCCTTTCTGCAGATCGCGGCCCGGATGCCGACGGGGATCCTGACGAACGGATTCGCCGAAGTGCAGCACGCGAAGCTCGACCGGTTTCCCGAACTCCGCTCGCACTCCGTCTCCGTCGTCATCAGCGAAGAGGTGGGGTACCTGAAGCCGCATCCGCAGCTTTTCGCCGAGGCGACGGCGCGCGCGGGGGTGGGCCCGGAACAGATCCTGTATGTCGGGGACTCGTACCACTCCGACATCGCCGGCTCGCGGAAGGCCGGCTGGCAGGCGGCCTGGTACACGCCCGAGACCACCGCGGGCGGCGGCGAAGAGATGCTGCGTTTCGACGACTGGGCGGCGCTGACGGCGGCGCTTCTGCCCCGGTAG
- a CDS encoding ParB/RepB/Spo0J family partition protein has protein sequence MNALLPDAGSGGETDEASGEPRPGRRSAPERGRAGSVAEVDIDHIRPNPYQPRKTFDEDALDELSASIQQLGIIQPITVRHLGDGHYELISGERRLRAARRAELKQIPAFVREADTEAMLEMAIVENVQREALNPMEVALGYQRLIEECSLTQENVAQKVGKNRATVANFLRLLKLPPRVQAALRDQSITMGHARALITVDDEDAQVDILNALLQDGLSVRDVEERVRAWQHAKLAPAKKESSAKPDPDPFARSDRDQLQIQALGSRLRTRLSTQVHIKNKKGAEGGRIEIEYYTTEDLERLMELLLGH, from the coding sequence TTGAACGCCCTGTTACCCGACGCCGGCTCCGGCGGCGAGACCGACGAAGCATCCGGCGAACCCCGGCCGGGCCGGCGTTCCGCCCCCGAACGGGGTCGGGCCGGATCGGTGGCGGAGGTCGACATCGACCACATCCGCCCCAACCCCTACCAGCCGCGCAAAACGTTTGACGAGGATGCCCTCGACGAGCTGTCGGCGTCGATCCAGCAGCTGGGCATCATCCAGCCGATCACCGTCCGGCACCTGGGCGATGGCCACTACGAACTCATCTCCGGCGAGCGCCGCCTTCGCGCCGCGCGCCGCGCCGAACTCAAGCAGATCCCGGCCTTCGTCCGCGAGGCGGACACCGAGGCGATGCTGGAGATGGCCATCGTGGAGAACGTCCAACGGGAAGCGCTCAACCCGATGGAGGTGGCCCTCGGCTACCAGCGCCTGATCGAGGAATGCAGCCTCACCCAGGAAAATGTCGCGCAAAAGGTGGGCAAGAACCGGGCGACGGTCGCCAACTTCCTGCGCCTCCTCAAGCTGCCGCCGCGGGTACAGGCCGCGCTCCGGGACCAGTCGATCACGATGGGCCATGCGCGGGCGCTCATCACGGTCGACGACGAAGACGCGCAGGTGGACATCCTCAACGCCCTCCTGCAGGACGGCCTCTCGGTACGCGACGTGGAAGAGCGCGTCCGCGCCTGGCAGCATGCGAAACTGGCGCCGGCGAAAAAGGAATCCTCGGCGAAGCCGGATCCCGATCCGTTCGCCCGCTCCGATCGCGACCAGCTGCAGATTCAGGCGCTCGGCTCCCGGCTGCGTACGCGTCTGAGCACCCAGGTGCATATCAAGAACAAGAAGGGAGCGGAAGGCGGCCGCATCGAGATCGAATACTACACGACCGAAGATCTCGAGCGGCTCATGGAGCTGCTCCTGGGGCATTGA
- the purQ gene encoding phosphoribosylformylglycinamidine synthase subunit PurQ, with amino-acid sequence MKIGILLFPGANCDHDAYHVAGHVLRQEARFIWHKDTHLGDVDLVIVPGGFSYGDYLRAGAIARFSPIMKDVVRFARDGGLVMGICNGFQILCESGLLPGALMRNASLRFACKDVHLRVESTDTPFTSSMKTGEVLRIPIAHGEGNYYASDRELDELEAAGQVVFRYATPEGAITPDANPNGAARNIAGIVNANRNVLGMMPHPERCAETIVGSGDGLKVFESILVHAGAVSAG; translated from the coding sequence ATGAAAATCGGCATCCTGCTTTTTCCTGGCGCAAACTGCGATCACGACGCCTATCACGTCGCCGGCCACGTGCTCCGGCAGGAGGCGCGGTTCATCTGGCACAAGGACACGCACCTCGGCGATGTCGATCTCGTGATCGTGCCGGGCGGGTTTTCGTACGGGGATTATCTGCGCGCCGGCGCCATCGCCCGGTTTTCGCCGATCATGAAGGATGTCGTCCGGTTCGCCCGGGACGGCGGGCTGGTGATGGGCATCTGCAACGGCTTTCAGATCCTGTGCGAAAGCGGACTGCTTCCGGGCGCCCTCATGCGCAACGCCTCGCTCCGGTTCGCCTGCAAGGACGTCCATCTCCGCGTCGAATCGACCGATACGCCCTTTACCTCCTCGATGAAGACGGGCGAAGTGCTTCGGATTCCCATCGCCCATGGCGAGGGGAATTATTATGCGAGCGACCGCGAACTGGACGAGCTGGAAGCCGCCGGACAGGTCGTGTTCCGCTACGCGACGCCCGAGGGAGCCATCACGCCGGACGCCAACCCGAACGGCGCGGCGCGAAACATCGCCGGCATCGTCAACGCCAACCGGAACGTGCTCGGCATGATGCCGCACCCGGAGCGCTGCGCCGAAACGATCGTCGGCAGCGGCGACGGATTGAAGGTGTTCGAATCCATCCTCGTGCATGCCGGCGCGGTATCCGCCGGATGA
- a CDS encoding rhomboid family intramembrane serine protease has protein sequence MNLLDYPATLAFLVVNVFVSGYVFFVDPSSIEKLSFKPRAIVDRKEYYRFLSAGFVHGGFGHLAVNMLTLYFFGPYLEDLLGIWKYVALYFGSEIAAHALTFYYRRNDPMYSAVGASGAISGIVFAFCLFAPFAMLGVMFFIPMPAILFAVLYTYGSIYMMKRAQAEGASGVMGRIAHEAHLGGAIGGVLLTIMLEPKSLGIFIEQIMSVIR, from the coding sequence ATGAACCTTCTCGATTACCCCGCCACGCTGGCGTTCCTCGTTGTCAATGTGTTCGTCAGCGGGTACGTGTTTTTTGTCGATCCATCCTCGATCGAAAAGCTGTCGTTTAAACCGCGGGCGATCGTGGATCGCAAGGAATACTACCGGTTTCTGTCCGCCGGCTTCGTGCATGGCGGCTTCGGGCATCTGGCAGTGAACATGCTCACCCTGTATTTCTTCGGGCCGTATCTCGAAGACCTGCTCGGGATCTGGAAATATGTGGCGCTCTATTTCGGATCGGAGATCGCCGCGCACGCCCTGACCTTCTATTACCGCCGCAACGACCCGATGTATTCCGCCGTCGGCGCCTCCGGGGCGATCAGCGGCATCGTGTTCGCCTTCTGTCTGTTTGCCCCGTTTGCCATGCTGGGCGTGATGTTTTTCATCCCCATGCCGGCCATCCTGTTCGCCGTGCTCTATACGTACGGTTCGATCTACATGATGAAACGCGCCCAGGCGGAGGGCGCGTCGGGCGTGATGGGGCGCATCGCGCACGAGGCGCATCTCGGCGGCGCCATCGGCGGGGTGCTGCTCACGATCATGCTGGAGCCGAAATCGCTGGGCATCTTCATCGAACAGATAATGTCCGTTATTCGATAG
- a CDS encoding pyridoxal phosphate-dependent aminotransferase family protein translates to MNQNQPMPGFGLPRAQAVVKEEPTLFTKTHRFFDPAGDYAQVKKADLYPYFRPIERNEGTRAIMHGRELIMAGSNNYLGLTSDPRVKEAAMQAIRQYGSGCTGSRFLNGTLDIHLELEERLARFMGKEACILYSTGYMTNQGVIQAIASKGDVVFSDKDNHACIVAGTQVSLAETSRFRHNDIDQLRILLERVSNERPNAGKLIVTDGVFSMSGIIARIPELVELAETYNAALMLDDAHAVGVIGPGGRGSAASFGLTDSAHMITGTFSKSFASLGGFCVGDHDVIEYIRHTSSAHIFSASMPPANVATVLKCLEILEEEPERVERLWEISDYMRDGFRNAGFNVWNSQTPIIPVVVGDMYTCFQFWTDLLDEGVFANAVVPPAVPPGQALMRTSYMATHTNEELDFILDAFRRVGIKNGVIASNGTAA, encoded by the coding sequence ATGAACCAAAATCAGCCCATGCCCGGTTTCGGGCTCCCGCGCGCGCAGGCCGTCGTCAAGGAAGAACCTACGCTGTTTACCAAGACGCATCGGTTTTTTGACCCCGCCGGCGATTACGCGCAGGTCAAGAAGGCGGACCTGTATCCGTACTTCCGCCCGATCGAGCGCAACGAGGGAACGCGCGCCATCATGCATGGCCGCGAGCTCATCATGGCCGGCTCGAACAACTACCTCGGTCTCACGTCCGACCCGCGCGTCAAGGAGGCCGCCATGCAGGCCATCCGCCAGTACGGCTCCGGCTGCACGGGCAGTCGCTTCCTGAACGGCACGCTGGACATCCACCTCGAACTCGAGGAACGCCTCGCCCGCTTCATGGGCAAGGAAGCGTGTATCCTGTATTCGACGGGGTACATGACGAACCAGGGCGTGATTCAGGCCATCGCCAGCAAGGGCGATGTCGTGTTCTCCGACAAGGACAACCACGCCTGCATCGTCGCCGGCACCCAGGTGAGCCTGGCCGAGACGTCGCGTTTCCGGCACAACGACATCGATCAGCTGCGCATCCTCCTCGAACGCGTCAGCAACGAGCGCCCGAACGCCGGCAAGCTGATCGTCACCGACGGCGTCTTCTCGATGAGCGGCATCATCGCGCGCATCCCGGAGCTCGTCGAACTCGCCGAAACCTACAACGCCGCGCTCATGCTGGACGACGCGCACGCCGTCGGCGTGATCGGCCCGGGCGGCCGCGGCTCCGCGGCCTCGTTCGGCCTGACCGACAGCGCGCACATGATCACCGGGACGTTCTCCAAGAGCTTTGCCTCGCTCGGGGGGTTCTGTGTCGGCGACCACGACGTCATCGAATACATCCGTCACACCAGCTCCGCCCACATCTTCAGCGCGTCGATGCCGCCGGCCAACGTCGCCACGGTGCTCAAGTGCCTCGAAATCCTCGAGGAAGAGCCCGAGCGCGTCGAACGGCTCTGGGAGATTTCGGACTACATGCGCGACGGGTTCCGGAACGCCGGCTTCAACGTGTGGAACAGCCAGACCCCGATCATCCCGGTCGTCGTGGGCGACATGTACACGTGTTTCCAGTTCTGGACCGACCTGCTCGACGAAGGCGTGTTCGCCAACGCGGTCGTCCCGCCGGCCGTGCCGCCGGGGCAGGCGCTCATGCGCACCTCGTACATGGCGACGCATACAAACGAGGAACTCGACTTCATCCTCGACGCGTTCCGTCGTGTTGGCATCAAGAACGGCGTGATCGCATCGAACGGCACGGCCGCCTGA
- a CDS encoding NAD(P)-dependent oxidoreductase has translation MATLSNKTLFITGASRGIGKAIALRAARDGANVVIAAKTEVPHPKLPGTIYTAAHEIEAAGGRALPLVVDIRSEDIVRDAVARAVDAFGGIDILVNNASAIYLAGTEATPMKRYDLMHQVNTRGTFLCAQVCLPHLKNAANPHILNLSPPLNMEPRWFAPHVAYTMAKYGMSLCVLGMAEEFRPAGIAVNALWPRTIIATAAVQNLLGGDEAVRHARTPAILADAAHWILTQDSRSCTGNFFIDDEVLAGAGITDLSGYAVTPGAELWPDFFV, from the coding sequence ATGGCTACGCTATCGAACAAGACGCTCTTCATCACCGGCGCGAGCCGGGGCATCGGCAAGGCCATCGCCCTGCGCGCGGCGCGCGACGGCGCCAACGTGGTCATCGCCGCCAAGACGGAGGTCCCGCACCCCAAACTGCCGGGCACCATCTACACGGCGGCGCACGAGATCGAGGCCGCCGGCGGCCGGGCCTTGCCGCTGGTGGTGGACATCCGGTCCGAGGACATCGTCCGCGACGCGGTGGCCCGGGCGGTCGACGCGTTTGGCGGGATCGACATCCTGGTCAACAACGCCAGCGCCATCTACCTGGCCGGCACCGAGGCGACGCCCATGAAACGGTACGACCTCATGCATCAGGTCAACACCCGCGGCACGTTCCTCTGCGCGCAGGTCTGCCTCCCCCACCTCAAAAACGCCGCCAACCCGCACATCCTGAACCTCTCCCCGCCGCTGAACATGGAGCCGCGCTGGTTCGCGCCGCATGTGGCCTACACGATGGCGAAATACGGGATGAGCCTGTGCGTGCTGGGCATGGCGGAGGAGTTCAGGCCGGCCGGCATCGCGGTGAACGCCCTCTGGCCGCGCACGATCATCGCCACCGCCGCGGTGCAAAACCTGCTCGGAGGCGACGAGGCCGTCCGCCACGCCCGAACCCCCGCGATCCTCGCCGACGCCGCGCACTGGATCCTCACCCAGGACAGCCGCAGCTGCACCGGCAACTTCTTCATCGACGACGAGGTGCTCGCCGGCGCCGGCATCACCGACCTCAGCGGCTACGCCGTGACGCCGGGCGCCGAACTGTGGCCGGACTTCTTCGTGTAG
- a CDS encoding AAA family ATPase produces MGKVIAVANQKGGVGKTTTAINLASSLAATEHPTLLIDIDPQANCTSGVGIDPRTAEASTYEVLIGQTTPEEGARPTDMPFLDIVPSHINLVGAEIEMIDVEERESILKKAVERARRKYDFIVIDCPPSLGLLTLNSLTAADSVLIPVQTEYFALEGLGQLLNTIKLVRQHLNPELEIEGVLLTMYDARLRLSNQVAEEVRRYFGEKVFGTIVQRNVRISEAPSFGKPVLLYDATSQGARNYIALAREILHNNRAFLQAEDYDDDRAPHAGSREQDAPLPDNSSTPANGFAL; encoded by the coding sequence ATGGGAAAAGTCATCGCTGTTGCGAATCAAAAAGGGGGCGTTGGCAAGACAACCACAGCGATCAACCTGGCTTCGTCGCTGGCCGCTACCGAGCATCCGACCCTGCTGATCGATATCGATCCGCAGGCGAACTGCACGTCGGGCGTGGGGATCGACCCGCGAACGGCCGAAGCCTCCACGTACGAAGTCCTGATCGGCCAGACGACCCCGGAAGAGGGCGCCCGTCCGACGGACATGCCTTTCCTCGATATCGTCCCGAGCCATATCAACCTGGTGGGCGCCGAGATCGAGATGATCGATGTCGAGGAGCGCGAGAGCATTCTGAAGAAGGCGGTCGAGCGCGCGCGGAGGAAATACGACTTTATCGTCATCGACTGCCCGCCGTCGCTGGGGCTGCTGACGCTCAACTCGCTGACGGCGGCGGACTCGGTGCTCATCCCGGTGCAGACTGAATATTTTGCGCTCGAAGGGCTCGGCCAGCTGCTGAACACGATCAAGCTCGTGCGCCAGCATCTGAACCCCGAACTGGAGATCGAAGGCGTGCTGCTCACGATGTACGATGCGCGGCTGCGGCTGTCCAACCAGGTGGCCGAGGAAGTGCGCCGCTATTTCGGCGAGAAGGTGTTCGGCACGATCGTGCAGCGGAACGTGCGCATCTCCGAGGCGCCCAGCTTCGGGAAACCCGTCCTTCTGTACGATGCGACGAGCCAGGGCGCGCGGAATTATATCGCGTTGGCCCGGGAGATCCTGCACAACAACCGGGCTTTTCTCCAGGCGGAAGACTATGACGACGATCGGGCTCCCCACGCCGGATCGCGTGAACAGGATGCACCGCTGCCGGATAACTCCTCCACGCCGGCGAACGGCTTCGCTCTCTGA
- a CDS encoding M20/M25/M40 family metallo-hydrolase produces MTPSPPVQRALEASRAYRQRHGARILSDFAAWLALPNVAEDRAAIERNADYLAGEMRRRGIATEIWRLGGMPPVVFGERTTPGATTTVLCYAHYDGQPADADEWTVAPWTPTLFSDALSAGGRPIPFPAADAPIDPAWRIYARSASDDKAPFTAILTALDALESAGLPPSVNLKFFFDGEEEIGSPTLGDYLAAYRHRLAADALLICDGPVHQSRRPQLFFGARGFSGFTVTVYGPNRHLHSGHYGNWAPNPGLLLARMLAGMKDDAGRVLVDGFDDGVVPLNAIEQAALDALPDYDAALRDELGLAATECENAGLNERIQWPSLNIRGIKCGVADGRIVNMIPSEARASIDVRLVKGLLPETMMDRIQRHLVAEGWHLVDDVPDAETRRTYPKIARLEFDPSYPAVRTDMSIPIVQDIIRVVTHLADEPVALLPTLGGSLPLYHFADHLGLPIVGVPIANHDNNQHGPDENLRVANLWYGIDLFAGLLHGLGHPG; encoded by the coding sequence ATGACGCCCTCTCCACCGGTCCAGCGCGCCCTGGAAGCATCCCGCGCCTATCGGCAACGGCACGGCGCCCGCATCCTGTCCGACTTCGCCGCGTGGCTTGCGCTGCCCAACGTGGCGGAAGATCGCGCCGCGATCGAGCGGAACGCCGACTACCTCGCCGGCGAGATGCGCCGGCGCGGCATCGCCACCGAAATCTGGCGTCTGGGCGGGATGCCGCCGGTCGTCTTCGGAGAGCGGACCACGCCGGGCGCCACGACGACCGTGTTGTGCTACGCGCATTACGACGGCCAGCCAGCCGACGCCGACGAGTGGACCGTGGCCCCGTGGACACCGACGCTCTTCAGCGACGCCCTGTCCGCCGGCGGCCGGCCGATCCCGTTTCCTGCCGCCGATGCGCCCATCGACCCCGCCTGGCGGATCTACGCCCGTTCCGCCAGCGACGACAAGGCGCCGTTCACCGCCATCCTGACGGCGCTCGACGCGCTCGAGTCCGCCGGCCTGCCGCCCTCCGTCAACCTCAAGTTCTTTTTCGATGGGGAGGAAGAGATCGGCTCGCCCACCCTGGGCGACTACCTCGCCGCCTACCGCCATCGCCTCGCGGCCGACGCCCTGCTGATCTGCGACGGTCCGGTGCACCAGAGCCGCCGGCCCCAGCTCTTCTTCGGCGCCCGCGGGTTCTCCGGATTCACCGTGACGGTATACGGCCCGAACCGGCACCTGCACAGCGGGCACTACGGCAACTGGGCGCCCAACCCCGGCCTCCTGCTGGCCCGGATGCTCGCCGGGATGAAGGACGACGCGGGGCGCGTGCTGGTGGACGGCTTCGACGACGGCGTCGTGCCGCTCAACGCGATCGAGCAGGCGGCGCTCGACGCCCTGCCGGACTACGACGCCGCGTTGCGCGACGAGCTGGGACTGGCCGCGACCGAATGCGAAAACGCCGGCCTGAACGAACGCATCCAGTGGCCCTCGCTCAACATCCGCGGCATCAAGTGCGGCGTGGCCGATGGCCGCATCGTCAACATGATCCCCTCGGAAGCCCGGGCGAGCATCGACGTGCGGCTGGTGAAAGGCCTCCTTCCGGAGACGATGATGGACCGGATCCAGCGGCACCTGGTCGCCGAGGGATGGCACCTCGTGGACGACGTCCCGGATGCCGAAACCCGGCGTACCTACCCGAAGATCGCCCGCCTCGAATTCGACCCGTCGTACCCGGCGGTCCGCACCGACATGTCGATCCCGATCGTGCAGGACATCATCCGGGTCGTGACCCACCTCGCCGACGAGCCCGTGGCGCTCCTCCCGACGCTCGGCGGATCGCTCCCGCTCTATCATTTCGCCGATCACCTCGGCCTCCCCATCGTGGGCGTCCCCATCGCCAATCACGACAACAACCAGCACGGGCCCGACGAAAACCTGCGGGTCGCGAACCTCTGGTACGGCATCGACCTGTTTGCCGGGCTGCTGCACGGGCTGGGCCATCCGGGTTGA
- a CDS encoding DUF5683 domain-containing protein yields the protein MRHHLVVFLLCLLPGRLALAQGADSVSAAARPAWLERHDPDLALKRSLMVPGLGQIYNRQYWKVPIVYAGIGGAVSLAIYFGAQHRLYTRAYQYRGWQQQLEEGEPHPFPEYADEYARVVADIGQGQDISASSLKPFRDKFRRNRDLSLFGVGLVYGLAALDAFISAHLLEFDVGEDLTASVVPFAGGQGVSIRVTW from the coding sequence ATGCGCCATCATCTCGTCGTTTTCCTGCTGTGCCTCCTACCGGGCCGTCTTGCGCTGGCGCAGGGGGCGGACAGCGTGAGCGCCGCCGCCCGGCCGGCGTGGCTCGAGCGGCACGATCCCGATCTGGCGCTCAAACGCTCGCTGATGGTGCCGGGGCTCGGCCAGATCTATAACCGGCAATACTGGAAAGTGCCGATCGTGTATGCCGGCATCGGCGGGGCCGTTTCGCTCGCGATCTATTTCGGCGCCCAGCATCGCCTCTATACGCGCGCCTATCAGTACCGCGGCTGGCAGCAGCAACTCGAGGAAGGCGAGCCGCATCCGTTCCCGGAATATGCCGATGAATACGCGCGCGTCGTCGCCGACATCGGCCAGGGCCAGGACATCTCGGCGTCGAGCCTGAAACCCTTCCGAGATAAATTTCGACGCAACCGTGACCTTTCTCTTTTTGGCGTCGGCTTAGTGTATGGGCTGGCCGCCCTCGACGCCTTTATCAGCGCGCATCTTCTCGAATTCGATGTCGGCGAAGATCTGACGGCATCTGTTGTGCCGTTCGCCGGCGGTCAGGGTGTGTCGATCAGGGTAACCTGGTAA
- a CDS encoding carboxylate-amine ligase encodes MIPEPTFSIGIEEEYLLVDHETGDLIREAPPSMLDECKKLLEGQVTPEFFQSQIEVGTHVCQTIQDARIELMRLRRAVSDVANAHGLAIIAASTHPFSATESQKHTDKDRYAMLVRDMQAVARRMVISGMHVHVGIEDADMRIDFMNQTRYILPHLLAISTSSPFWEGLNTGLMSYRIAVWNELPRTGLPEHFSSFAEFKRHADVLIDAGVIEDSSKIWWDIRPSMRFPTLEMRISDLCTHLEDALCIAALYRCWLRMLYRLRRSNQRWRNYANLLLNENRWRAQRYGFERGLIDYGKGKIVPYAQLLDELLDFIQEDAEYFGCVKEVRHARTILGQGTSAHWQVRTFTEAKAGGADDREALRAVVQMLIQETLYGVA; translated from the coding sequence ATGATTCCTGAACCCACCTTTAGCATCGGCATCGAAGAAGAATACCTCCTCGTCGATCACGAAACCGGCGATCTGATCCGGGAGGCACCTCCGTCGATGCTCGACGAGTGCAAGAAGCTGCTCGAAGGCCAGGTCACGCCCGAGTTCTTCCAGTCGCAGATCGAGGTGGGCACCCATGTCTGCCAGACCATCCAGGACGCGCGTATCGAGTTGATGCGGCTGCGGCGCGCCGTGTCCGATGTCGCCAACGCACACGGGCTGGCGATCATCGCCGCCTCGACGCACCCGTTTTCGGCGACGGAGAGCCAGAAGCATACGGACAAGGACCGGTACGCCATGCTCGTCCGCGACATGCAGGCCGTCGCCCGCCGGATGGTCATCAGCGGGATGCACGTGCATGTCGGCATCGAGGACGCGGACATGCGGATCGATTTCATGAATCAGACGCGCTACATCCTGCCGCACCTGCTGGCGATCAGCACGTCGTCGCCTTTCTGGGAGGGGTTGAACACGGGCCTGATGTCCTACCGGATCGCCGTGTGGAACGAGCTGCCCCGCACCGGGCTGCCCGAGCATTTTTCGAGCTTCGCCGAGTTCAAGCGGCATGCGGACGTCTTGATCGACGCCGGCGTGATCGAGGACAGCTCCAAGATCTGGTGGGATATCCGCCCCAGCATGCGTTTTCCGACCCTCGAAATGCGCATCTCGGACCTGTGCACCCACCTCGAGGACGCCCTCTGTATCGCCGCGCTCTATCGCTGCTGGCTGCGCATGTTGTACCGGCTGCGGCGGAGCAACCAGCGCTGGCGCAACTACGCGAACCTCCTGCTGAACGAAAACCGCTGGCGCGCGCAGCGGTACGGCTTCGAGCGCGGCCTCATCGATTACGGAAAGGGCAAGATCGTGCCCTACGCCCAGCTGCTGGACGAATTGCTCGATTTCATCCAGGAAGACGCCGAATATTTCGGCTGCGTGAAGGAGGTCCGCCACGCCCGCACCATCCTCGGCCAGGGCACCAGCGCGCACTGGCAGGTGCGCACCTTCACGGAGGCCAAGGCCGGCGGCGCCGACGACCGGGAAGCGCTGCGCGCCGTCGTTCAGATGCTCATCCAGGAAACCCTGTACGGGGTCGCCTGA
- a CDS encoding aldo/keto reductase has product MRYRRFGRTGWQVSEIGYGMWGMGGWTGSDDDASMRSLHRAVELGCNFFDTAWGYGAGHSEGLLGDLVRAHPDKKLYTATKLPPKNFKWPSRRGYTLDDCFPPDHIEEYTLKCLENAGLDAFDLMQFHVWEDDWVDDDRWMGKVADLKRQGLFHAIGISINRWEPWNGVRAVNSGVIDAVQVIYNIFDQNPEDELFPACAAQDVAVIARVPFDEGTLTGTITKDSTWPADDWRSTYFVPENLNSSVDHADALRPLVPAEMTLPDMALRFILNNPDVSTIIPGMRKLKHVETNIACSDAGPLEADLHTALQAHRWDREPTSWSQ; this is encoded by the coding sequence ATGCGATACAGGCGTTTCGGACGCACCGGATGGCAGGTGAGCGAAATCGGATACGGGATGTGGGGGATGGGGGGATGGACCGGATCGGATGACGATGCGTCGATGCGCAGCCTCCACCGGGCCGTCGAACTCGGCTGCAATTTTTTCGACACGGCCTGGGGATACGGCGCCGGCCACAGCGAGGGGTTACTGGGCGATCTCGTGCGCGCCCACCCGGACAAAAAGCTCTACACGGCGACCAAGCTCCCCCCGAAGAACTTCAAGTGGCCCAGCCGGCGCGGCTACACGCTCGACGACTGCTTCCCGCCGGACCATATCGAGGAATACACCCTCAAGTGCCTGGAAAACGCCGGCCTGGATGCGTTCGACCTGATGCAATTCCACGTGTGGGAAGATGACTGGGTCGACGACGACCGCTGGATGGGCAAGGTAGCCGATTTGAAACGTCAGGGCCTTTTCCACGCCATCGGCATCAGCATCAACCGCTGGGAGCCCTGGAACGGCGTCCGCGCGGTCAACTCCGGCGTCATCGACGCCGTGCAGGTGATCTACAACATCTTCGACCAGAACCCGGAAGACGAACTCTTCCCCGCCTGCGCCGCGCAGGACGTAGCCGTGATCGCCCGGGTGCCGTTCGACGAAGGCACCCTCACGGGTACGATCACCAAAGACTCCACCTGGCCGGCGGACGACTGGCGCAGCACCTATTTCGTCCCGGAAAACCTGAACTCCAGCGTGGATCACGCCGACGCCCTGCGTCCGCTGGTGCCGGCCGAGATGACCCTGCCGGACATGGCGCTGCGCTTCATCCTGAACAACCCGGACGTGAGCACCATCATCCCCGGGATGCGCAAGCTGAAGCATGTGGAAACCAATATCGCGTGCAGCGACGCCGGCCCCCTCGAGGCCGACCTGCACACCGCGCTCCAGGCCCACCGCTGGGACCGCGAACCGACGTCGTGGTCCCAATGA